A region from the Nematostella vectensis chromosome 13, jaNemVect1.1, whole genome shotgun sequence genome encodes:
- the LOC5521493 gene encoding uncharacterized protein LOC5521493 translates to MTTKVPVSTFVVLLLAVSVHGAKEFCSKIFFQNVDEDAIPYKVVMDGVYIKQPGNHNNFPVYFCNSTGLFFYYDVSSDGSKYLLFAKDFKSYFGVGAELKSHANPVNWMSTGSLNRKDIFGELVYKWKYWSMKDSINYYVNKNPTAVCVDEDFIECDSNSVYMTTTITDGSSGATLNDPKTDYFSRRIGDFKNLRPVYYQSTARWYLYYDGNGYWIMSTSRYNTAFSSSGTILRVKDLAMRPEFITNKWYIYYYGWIETKGNVSMRCRGIQHGSNGCAIGSPCGSNGKCIYTFGNETVCDCNPGYTGQRCTINKQCVVPSLNTGEIGGKYETERVPGSKMVLFCNKGISLSWRFGVCVDGSSSPYWSREGSACHLPYTAPPPTWSSWTNTRAPWSPWSAPTRPPGGSSRKRVDFDDYPALLPSVLTIAILLQILLPLLIWLGALCFKSCKETGEETEDESRLQEFTCNIETRLQEVARAETPEEQAQKVREYQDAVRRYQAETESRDKKRKRGLYRNASFFRLYSMGMWISFIMWCVFLIGCRASKCGQYGTIMVYLLVMAIVMVCVAPVIFLLESLCSHERSYITNIMKDETAWDYIKRMQQVAPVINMVVECYHYETRTRVVYYTDANGNQQSRTETYQEKVTTFIDTDTFDYGSWLDVSKNEMPELSSVELTRLKIDPVVEFGDVETAQSFDTQREEMIERNRHRDVYQDFSYSRDIPGLEKRISAYVNLTQRPFWIREMYYWLATFLCMTWPYRWLFRAKTAKNYYDLKKKIYKSSTPPPQVDIMNPLALLGMNPVIPNTYPSPLNPAFQSSTPDVNAVPSAPYPQASGVAPPYPLYTPADAAFPPAQAPYPPPYPTPAGGYPPDQGGYPLQTMGPPPDAPPPSYDSAVKEGTGPARC, encoded by the coding sequence ATGACCACCAAGGTACCCGTTTCAACCTTTGTCGTTTTGCTTTTAGCTGTGTCAGTACACGGCGCAAAAGAGTTTTGTTCGAAGATATTTTTCCAAAATGTGGACGAAGATGCGATCCCTTACAAAGTAGTAATGGACGGTGTCTACATCAAACAACCAGGAAATCACAACAACTTTCCCGTTTATTTTTGCAACAGCACTGGGCTGTTCTTCTACTACGATGTTTCTAGCGATGGGAGCAAATATCTTTTGTTCGCAAAAGACTTTAAAAGTTATTTCGGTGTTGGTGCAGAGTTGAAATCACACGCGAACCCCGTTAATTGGATGTCTACTGGGAGTTTGAATCGCAAGGATATATTTGGTGAGCTCGTTTACAAGTGGAAATATTGGAGCATGAAAGACAGCATTAACTACTACGTTAATAAAAACCCTACAGCAGTCTGTGTCGATGAAGACTTTATCGAGTGTGACTCAAACAGTGTTTATATGACAACTACGATAACCGATGGCTCGTCAGGGGCGACACTCAACGACCCAAAGACGGACTACTTTAGCCGAAGAATAGGCGATTTTAAGAACCTCAGACCGGTTTATTACCAAAGCACTGCGCGATGGTATTTGTATTATGACGGAAATGGTTACTGGATTATGAGCACTTCGCGTTACAATACAGCTTTTTCATCGAGTGGAACCATATTAAGAGTCAAGGACTTAGCAATGCGTCCGGAGTTTATCACTAATAAGTGGTATATTTATTACTATGGATGGATAGAAACAAAAGGCAACGTCTCGATGAGGTGCCGCGGAATCCAGCATGGAAGTAACGGGTGTGCTATTGGGAGCCCATGCGGTTCCAACGGCAAGTGTATTTACACTTTCGGTAACGAAACCGTGTGCGACTGCAATCCGGGCTACACGGGTCAGCGGTGTACTATCAATAAACAATGCGTGGTGCCTTCACTCAATACTGGCGAAATCGGAGGGAAGTATGAGACCGAGAGAGTACCCGGAAGTAAAATGGTTTTGTTTTGCAACAAAGGGATATCTTTATCGTGGAGATTTGGTGTATGTGTCGATGGCTCATCGTCCCCATACTGGTCTCGTGAAGGTTCAGCATGCCATCTTCCATACACTGCCCCCCCGCCCACCTGGTCTTCCTGGACCAACACTAGGGCGCCGTGGTCTCCTTGGTCTGCACCTACGCGTCCCCCTGGGGGTTCTAGCAGAAAAAGGGTCGACTTTGATGACTACCCCGCCTTACTCCCTTCGGTGTTGACTATAGCTATCTTACTTCAAATTCTGCTTCCTTTGCTGATATGGCTGGGAGCTTTATGCTTCAAGTCTTGCAAAGAGACAGGCGAGGAGACAGAGGATGAGTCGCGTCTCCAGGAGTTCACTTGTAACATTGAGACTCGTCTACAGGAGGTCGCCAGGGCTGAGACTCCGGAAGAACAGGCTCAGAAGGTACGCGAATACCAGGACGCCGTCAGACGCTATCAAGCCGAGACAGAATCCAGGGATAAGAAGAGAAAACGTGGCCTTTACCGGAACGCAAGTTTTTTTCGGCTATACTCCATGGGTATGTGGATCTCGTTCATTATGTGGTGCGTGTTCCTGATTGGTTGCCGTGCGTCCAAGTGCGGTCAATATGGCACTATCATGGTATATCTTTTGGTCATGGCTATTGTGATGGTATGTGTCGCGCCCGTGATCTTCCTACTTGAAAGTTTGTGCTCTCATGAGCGCTCCTACATCACGAACATCATGAAGGACGAGACCGCTTGGGATTACATCAAGCGCATGCAACAGGTTGCGCCCGTGATCAACATGGTCGTGGAATGCTACCACTACGAGACGCGCACGCGCGTTGTGTACTATACCGATGCAAACGGAAATCAACAATCACGCACAGAGACATACCAGGAGAAAGTCACCACCTTCATTGACACAGACACGTTCGATTACGGCTCTTGGCTTGACGTTTCAAAAAATGAGATGCCAGAGCTAAGCTCAGTAGAGTTGACTCGACTAAAGATTGATCCCGTGGTAGAGTTTGGTGACGTAGAGACTGCCCAGAGTTTTGACACTCAGAGAGAGGAAATGATCGAGAGAAACCGCCACCGTGACGTGtaccaggatttttcttacAGTCGCGACATTCCCGGCCTAGAGAAGCGGATCTCTGCGTACGTGAATCTGACACAGAGGCCGTTCTGGATCCGTGAGATGTACTATTGGCTGGCTACATTCCTTTGCATGACATGGCCGTACCGCTGGCTGTTCAGAGCAAAAACTGCCAAAAATTATTACGACCTCAAAAAGAAGATCTATAAAAGCTCCACTCCACCCCCTCAAGTCGACATCATGAATCCGCTTGCACTTCTGGGTATGAATCCGGTAATCCCAAACACTTACCCAAGTCCGCTAAATCCAGCATTCCAGAGTTCCACTCCAGATGTTAATGCAGTTCCAAGTGCACCATACCCTCAAGCTTCGGGCGTGGCACCACCTTATCCCCTGTATACTCCCGCTGATGCTGCCTTCCCCCCCGCACAAGCTCCCTACCCACCTCCCTACCCAACCCCTGCAGGAGGGTACCCCCCTGACCAGGGTGGGTACCCCCTACAGACAATGGGACCCCCTCCAGATGCCCCGCCTCCATCTTACGATTCTGCTGTTAAAGAAGGGACCGGGCCGGCGAGATGTTAG